Proteins from a genomic interval of Alosa alosa isolate M-15738 ecotype Scorff River chromosome 8, AALO_Geno_1.1, whole genome shotgun sequence:
- the smek1 gene encoding serine/threonine-protein phosphatase 4 regulatory subunit 3 — protein sequence MTDTRRRVKVYTLNEDRQWDDRGTGHVSSGYVERLKGMSLLVRAESDGSLLLESKINPNTAYQKQQDTLIVWSEAENYDLALSFQEKAGCDEIWEKICQVQGKDPSVDITQELIDESEEERFDDMSSPGLELPPCELSRLEEVAELVASSLPSPLRREKLALALENEGYIRKLLELFRQCEAQGNREALHQLYDVVKGIFLLNRTALFEVMFSEECIMDVIGCLEFDPALPQPRRHREFLTGTARFKEVIPISDPELRQKIHQTFRVQYIQDMVLPTPSVFEENMLSTLHSFIFFNKVEIVGMLQDDEKFLTELFAQLTDEATDDDKRHELVNFLKEFCAFSQTLQPQNRDAFFKTLSNMGILPALEVILGMDDAQVRGAATDIFSYLVEYNPSMVREFVMQECQQNDDDILLINLIIEHMICDTDPELGGAVQLMGLLRTLVDPENMMATANKTEKTEFLSFFYKHCMHVLSAPLLANTTEDKPSKGALRFMRKIIGLKDEFYNRYIMRNFLFEPVVKAFLNNGTRYNLMNSAIIEMFEYVRVEDVKSLTAHIIESYWKALEDVDYVQTFKGLKLRYEQQRERQDNPKLDSMRSILRNHRFRRDARTLEDEEEMWFNTDEDELEDGEAVVPPSDKSKSGEQDLMEPISKFMERKKLKEPEDKEVLPKSSLSGRQSPSFKLSFSSSPKASSLSSSSPSTSPSSSPSSHPGSPGSPGSPGATARSSSPASTTTVTTKGTLVGLVDYPDDDEDEEDDEDDSDGKEESPPLSKKTKLG from the exons GACACATTGATTGTCTGGTCGGAAGCTGAGAACTATGACTTGGCACTCAGTTTTCAGGAGAAGGCCGGGTGTGATGAGATCTGGGAAAAAATATGCCAG gtccagGGCAAAGACCCGTCGGTGGATATCACGCAGGAGCTGATCGACGAGTCTGAGGAGGAGCGTTTTGACGACATGTCGTCCCCGGGCTTGGAGCTGCCGCCGTGCGAGCTCTCGCGCCTGGAGGAGGTGGCTGAGCTGGTGGCGTCGTCACTTCCGTCGCCGCTGCGCCGCGAGAAACTGGCCCTGGCGCTGGAGAACGAGGGATACATCCGGAAGCTTCTGGAGCTTTTCCGCCAGTGCGAAGCGCAGGGCAACCGCGAAGCGCTACACCAGCTGTACGACGTGGTCAAGGGCATCTTCCTGCTCAACCGCACGGCGCTCTTCGAG GTCATGTTCTCGGAGGAATGCATCATGGACGTGATTGGATGCCTGGAGTTCGACCCGGCTCTGCCTCAGCCGCGGCGCCACCGCGAGTTCCTGACAGGCACGGCGCGCTTCAAGGAGGTCATCCCCATCTCGGACCCGGAGCTGCGGCAGAAGATCCACCAGACGTTCCGCGTGCAGTACATCCAGGACATGGTTCTGCCCACGCCGTCCGTGTTCGAGGAGAACATGCTCTCCACGCTGCACTCCTTCATCTTCTTCAACAAGGTGGAGATCGTGGGCATGCTGCAG GACGATGAGAAGTTCCTGACGGAGCTCTTTGCCCAGCTGACGGACGAGGCCACAGACGACGACAAGCGGCACGAGCTG gtgaaCTTCCTGAAGGAGTTCTGCGCGTTCTCTCAGACGCTGCAGCCTCAGAACAGAGACGCCTTCTTCAAGACGCTCTCAAACATGGGCATCCTCCCCGCACTGGAGGTCATACTG GGTATGGATGACGCACAAGTAAGGGGAGCAGCGACGGATATCTTCTCGTACCTTGTGGAGTACAACCCCTCGATGGTACGAGAGTTTGTGATGCAGGAGTGCCAACAGAATGATGAC GATATCTTGCTGATCAACTTGATCATTGAGCACATGATCTGTGACACAGACCCAGAGTTGGGGGGTGCAGTGCAGCTTATGGGGCTACTCAGGACGCTGGTAGACCCTGAGAACATGATGGCTACTGCAAAt AAGACGGAGAAGACGGAGTTTCTGAGCTTCTTCTATAAGCACTGCATGCACGTGCTCTCCGCCCCCCTACTGGCCAATACCACTGAAGACAAACCCAGCaaag gtGCGTTAAGGTTTATGCGTAAGATCATCGGGCTTAAGGATGAGTTCTATAATCGCTACATCATGAGGAACTTCCTGTTTGAGCCTGTCGTCAAGGCCTTTCTCAACAACGGCACACGCTACAACCTCATGAACTCCGCCATCATTGAGATGTTTGAGTATGTCCGGGTG GAGGATGTGAAGTCTTTAACAGCTCATATCATTGAGAGCTACTGGAAGGCCTTGGAAGATGTGGACTATGTGCAGACCTTCAAGGGCCTCAAGCTGCGCTATGAGCAGCAGAGAGAAAGGCAAGACAATCCCAAACTCGACAG CATGCGCTCGATCCTGCGCAACCACCGTTTCCGCCGGGACGCGCGGACgctggaggacgaggaggagatgTGGTTCAACACGGACGAGGACGAGCTGGAGGACGGGGAGGCCGTGGTGCCGCCCTCCGACAAGAGCAAGAGCGGCGAGCAGGACCTCATGGAGCCCATCAGCAAGttcatggagagaaagaaac ttaAAGAGCCAGAGGATAAGGAGGTGTTGCCCAAGTCCAGTCTCTCGGGGAGGCAGAGCCCCAGCTTTAAGCTGTCCTTCTCCAGCTCGCCCAAAGCCTCcagcctctcctcttcctcgccCTCCACCTCGCCTTCCTCAtcaccctcctcccaccccGGCTCGCCGGGATCGCCAGGGTCGCCGGGGGCAACCGCCCGCAGCTCCTCGCCCGCCTCCACCACCACAGTCACCACCAAG GGCACCCTGGTTGGGTTGGTGGACTATCCAGACGATgacgaggatgaggaggacgacGAAGACGACTCCGACGGCAAGGAGGAGAGTCCGCCCCTGTCCAAGAAGACCAAGCTGGGCTAG